A window of the Candidatus Poribacteria bacterium genome harbors these coding sequences:
- a CDS encoding ThuA domain-containing protein, translating into MPMPNLKLCMISGSFEYDAQQSLQLFAEHIDGRFPIDTNVIVYANEDDDRDLSPIDDCDVLLVFTRRLNTAGAQLDRFIAYCDAGRPIVGVRTASHAFQNWLVFDRQVLGGNYQGHYGTGSVCRVERAADHPILEGVSAFDSHGSLYKNTPLAPGTVLLLNGSTPEHVEPVAWTRFHNGGRVFYTSLGHQKDFSDAPDFLRLLANGVLWAGGRI; encoded by the coding sequence ATGCCCATGCCGAACCTCAAGCTCTGCATGATCTCCGGCTCGTTCGAGTACGACGCGCAACAATCGCTCCAGCTCTTCGCAGAGCACATCGACGGCCGGTTCCCCATCGATACGAACGTCATCGTCTACGCCAACGAGGACGACGACCGCGACCTCTCCCCCATCGACGACTGCGACGTGCTCCTCGTCTTTACGAGGCGGCTGAACACGGCAGGTGCCCAGCTCGACCGGTTCATCGCCTACTGCGACGCCGGACGGCCCATCGTCGGCGTGCGTACGGCGAGCCATGCGTTCCAGAACTGGCTCGTCTTCGACAGACAGGTGCTGGGAGGCAACTATCAGGGCCACTACGGCACGGGTTCCGTCTGCCGCGTCGAACGCGCAGCAGATCACCCGATCCTCGAAGGCGTGTCGGCGTTCGACAGCCACGGGAGCCTCTACAAGAACACGCCGCTGGCTCCCGGCACGGTGCTACTGCTCAACGGCTCGACGCCGGAGCACGTGGAGCCGGTCGCCTGGACGCGCTTCCACAACGGCGGACGCGTCTTCTACACGTCGCTGGGTCACCAGAAGGACTTCAGCGACGCGCCGGACTTCCTCCGATTGCTGGCGAACGGCGTCCTCTGGGCGGGCGGAAGGATATAG
- a CDS encoding fibronectin type III domain-containing protein: protein MEANTHRMHTGWRQGVVSGWIALGLTILIGFVGTGCFVDVTDEGDDEAPAAPRGVYSVSGDNEVIIRWYANGEKDLDGYEVWRSRDAREDYRRIATVDSHVTEYVDRDVRNGTTYFYAVLAFDRSGHSSAFSPETVEDTPRPEGFSVTLSNFRLNPSRSGFSFSRANSGATHWDRNGDDLLDRDLDVFFGFDTEVNIAYLYSDHDDLFMQDLGYREDMTDVDVAPVRGYTTIATEMLEGHAYAFYTPDGHYAKIRVRRVSEEALTFDWAYQLQRDNTDLAPGIAPASVTRGRPAKR from the coding sequence ATGGAAGCCAATACGCACCGTATGCATACGGGCTGGCGTCAAGGCGTCGTGTCGGGATGGATCGCGCTGGGTCTGACGATCCTCATCGGCTTCGTGGGAACCGGGTGCTTCGTCGATGTCACCGACGAGGGAGACGACGAAGCCCCTGCCGCTCCGCGAGGCGTCTACTCCGTCAGCGGCGACAACGAGGTCATCATCCGCTGGTACGCCAACGGCGAAAAGGACCTCGACGGCTACGAAGTCTGGCGCAGCCGCGATGCCCGTGAGGACTATCGCCGGATCGCCACGGTCGATTCCCATGTCACGGAGTATGTCGATCGCGACGTTCGGAACGGCACGACGTACTTCTACGCCGTCCTCGCGTTCGACCGGAGCGGGCACTCGAGCGCGTTCAGCCCGGAGACGGTCGAGGACACGCCGAGACCGGAGGGCTTCAGCGTGACGCTCTCGAACTTCAGGCTGAATCCGTCACGATCCGGGTTCTCCTTCAGCCGCGCCAACAGCGGGGCGACCCATTGGGACCGCAACGGCGATGACCTCCTGGACCGCGATCTCGACGTCTTCTTCGGCTTCGACACCGAGGTCAACATCGCCTACCTCTACTCCGATCACGACGACCTGTTCATGCAAGACCTCGGGTATCGCGAGGACATGACCGACGTCGACGTCGCGCCCGTGCGCGGCTATACGACGATTGCCACCGAGATGCTCGAAGGACATGCCTACGCGTTCTACACGCCTGACGGACACTACGCCAAGATCCGCGTGCGCCGCGTCTCGGAAGAGGCTTTGACGTTCGATTGGGCATACCAGCTCCAGCGAGACAACACGGACTTGGCTCCTGGTATCGCGCCGGCATCGGTCACTCGCGGTCGTCCGGCGAAGCGCTAA
- a CDS encoding bifunctional YncE family protein/alkaline phosphatase family protein, which yields MRHLAFLWLFLALVVRADDPELVVGQREDGSHVVATSQIIRPAGRSVEFGGRPVDLVVDRRGSKVWAKDNRGLVQIDLHDWSVWQELAFESGGGSMHGIAVSRDGSRVFLTTAQDMLYEAVPFDGGDMQWARKIRLPGSDGGSSHPCGIALSSDEQTAYICLSRNNSLGVVDLSSGSLVREIPVGIAPFDVVLSPDGSTAYVSNWGGRRPAEGERTAPSAGSPTLVDERGVASSGTLSVIDLASGAEIAQIATGLHPSDIVLSPDGSRLYVANANSDTVSVIDTAARTVVETISIRPDPSLPFGSATNALALSADGTVLYTANAGNNAVAVIELGSPSAVRGFIPTAWYPGAVAIDGDELFIANVKGLGSRSRKQEGSGWSVYWHLGTVSRVSLPSTDELATYTAQVKADSRVPQILRAWERSNSEVPPVPVPERVGEPSVFEHVIYVIKENRTYDQVFGDLPQGNGDPSLCIFGREVTPNHHALAEEFVLLDNFYCNGVNSADGHSWATEGNVTDHLEKSFGGFTRSYTFGDDPLTYSSTGFIWDSVLMHGLSFRNYGEMDYSEPVPRDASFADIYADYVSGKGAIRFDQNIGIDRLRKYSSRDYPGWNMRIPDVLRADVFLRELKGFEASGDLPSMTIVYLPSDHTTGTSPGAPTPRAQVADNDLALGRIVEGVSKSRFWATTCIFVVEDDPQAGFDHVDGHRSIGLVVSPYTRRGAVVSEFYNQTSVLHTMARILGIPPLNQMDALSPVMSACFTSEPDLAPYRVRPNTVPLDEMNPATGSLRGPAKYWAERSLQERFDEFDRADENTLNRILWHSVKGDEPYPAHFAGAHGTGLKALGLALDGSDDDD from the coding sequence ATGCGCCATCTGGCGTTCCTCTGGCTGTTCTTGGCGCTTGTCGTGAGAGCCGACGACCCGGAGCTCGTCGTCGGGCAACGCGAGGACGGGTCCCACGTCGTCGCGACGAGCCAGATCATCCGTCCGGCTGGGAGGTCCGTCGAGTTCGGCGGCAGACCCGTTGACCTCGTCGTGGATCGGCGGGGCTCCAAAGTGTGGGCCAAGGACAACCGGGGACTCGTCCAGATCGACCTGCACGACTGGAGCGTTTGGCAGGAGCTCGCGTTCGAGTCCGGCGGCGGGTCGATGCACGGCATCGCCGTGAGCCGCGACGGAAGCCGCGTTTTCCTGACGACGGCGCAGGACATGCTCTACGAAGCCGTGCCCTTCGATGGCGGCGACATGCAGTGGGCGCGGAAGATCCGTTTGCCGGGCTCCGACGGTGGGAGCTCCCATCCGTGCGGCATTGCGCTGTCGTCAGACGAGCAGACCGCGTACATCTGCCTGTCCCGGAACAACTCGCTGGGCGTCGTCGATCTCTCCTCTGGATCGCTCGTCCGCGAGATACCCGTCGGGATCGCGCCGTTCGATGTCGTCCTGTCGCCGGACGGCTCGACGGCGTACGTCTCCAACTGGGGCGGACGCAGACCTGCCGAAGGCGAGAGAACGGCTCCCTCGGCTGGTTCCCCGACGCTCGTCGATGAGCGCGGCGTCGCGTCCAGCGGCACGCTCTCTGTCATCGACCTAGCCAGCGGCGCAGAGATCGCTCAGATCGCGACAGGCTTGCATCCCTCGGACATCGTCTTGTCACCGGATGGCTCCCGGCTCTACGTCGCCAACGCCAACTCGGACACGGTGAGCGTCATCGACACGGCCGCGCGGACGGTGGTCGAGACCATCTCGATACGGCCCGACCCCTCGCTGCCGTTCGGCAGCGCGACGAACGCGCTCGCTTTGAGCGCCGACGGAACCGTTCTCTACACCGCGAACGCCGGGAACAACGCCGTCGCCGTCATCGAGCTCGGAAGCCCCAGCGCCGTGCGGGGCTTCATCCCAACCGCGTGGTATCCCGGCGCGGTCGCCATCGACGGCGACGAGCTCTTCATCGCCAACGTGAAGGGGCTTGGTTCCCGGAGCCGCAAGCAGGAGGGCTCGGGCTGGAGCGTCTACTGGCACTTAGGGACCGTGAGTCGCGTGTCATTGCCCTCTACTGACGAACTCGCGACGTACACCGCACAGGTCAAGGCAGACTCGCGCGTTCCGCAGATACTACGCGCGTGGGAGCGCAGCAACTCCGAGGTTCCGCCGGTTCCCGTGCCGGAGCGCGTCGGCGAGCCGTCCGTCTTTGAGCACGTCATCTACGTCATCAAGGAGAACCGGACGTACGACCAGGTGTTCGGTGACTTGCCTCAGGGAAACGGCGACCCGTCGCTCTGCATCTTCGGCAGGGAGGTCACCCCGAACCACCACGCCCTCGCCGAGGAGTTCGTCCTGCTGGACAACTTCTACTGCAACGGCGTCAACTCCGCCGACGGGCACTCGTGGGCAACGGAAGGTAACGTGACCGATCACCTGGAGAAGTCGTTCGGCGGCTTCACGCGCAGCTACACGTTCGGCGACGATCCACTCACCTACTCGTCCACCGGGTTCATCTGGGACAGCGTGCTGATGCACGGTCTGTCGTTCCGCAACTACGGCGAGATGGACTACTCCGAGCCTGTGCCAAGAGACGCCAGCTTCGCCGATATCTACGCCGACTACGTGAGCGGCAAGGGCGCGATCCGGTTCGACCAGAACATCGGGATCGACCGGCTGCGCAAGTACAGCAGCCGCGACTACCCCGGCTGGAACATGAGAATCCCCGACGTGCTACGCGCCGACGTGTTCCTGAGGGAACTGAAGGGGTTCGAGGCATCCGGCGACCTCCCGTCGATGACCATCGTCTACCTCCCAAGCGATCACACGACAGGGACGTCTCCCGGAGCGCCAACGCCACGCGCCCAGGTCGCGGACAATGATCTCGCGCTGGGACGGATCGTGGAGGGGGTATCGAAGAGCCGGTTCTGGGCAACGACCTGCATCTTCGTCGTCGAGGACGATCCGCAGGCGGGGTTCGACCATGTCGATGGGCACCGATCCATCGGTCTCGTGGTCAGTCCCTACACGCGGCGGGGAGCCGTCGTCAGCGAGTTCTACAACCAGACATCGGTTCTCCACACGATGGCGCGCATTCTCGGCATCCCGCCGCTGAACCAGATGGACGCGCTGTCGCCGGTGATGTCGGCGTGCTTCACGTCGGAGCCCGATCTCGCCCCGTACCGCGTGCGTCCGAACACGGTTCCGTTGGATGAGATGAATCCAGCGACCGGGTCGTTGCGAGGTCCTGCCAAGTATTGGGCGGAACGCAGCTTGCAGGAACGCTTCGACGAGTTCGACCGCGCCGACGAGAACACGCTGAACCGCATCCTGTGGCATTCCGTCAAGGGAGACGAACCGTATCCGGCGCACTTTGCCGGAGCCCATGGGACGGGTCTGAAGGCGCTCGGTCTGGCGCTGGACGGCAGCGACGACGATGACTAG
- a CDS encoding Gfo/Idh/MocA family oxidoreductase: protein MLKAAFIGAGGRSQGAHYPNVHRLPDVKVEAVCELDEARMKSVVERYGIPRQFTDHRKLLDEVELDIVYCVMNERWLIQPALDCLNAGKHIFIEKPPGKTSDETWAMKEAAEANGVYCMVGYQRRYSAVTREAMRLVAERGPATLAVGEFHKLISRSDGETTTLWNDVCHVVDLVRYMAQSEVTEVTAYQDCHNADWRNCYTGMIRFANNCTGIVLGNRSSGGRVLRSELHGYGVGCYMRIPEQIEILADNQPPRVVSGATLGGGEPNDGDRYEGVLTMHEHFVECVREGKTPISDIRDVVHTSDLVDRLEGIGPKR from the coding sequence ATGCTCAAGGCAGCATTCATCGGAGCCGGAGGACGATCTCAGGGAGCGCACTACCCGAACGTGCACCGCCTGCCGGATGTGAAGGTCGAGGCGGTCTGCGAGCTCGATGAAGCGCGCATGAAGAGTGTCGTCGAGCGCTACGGCATTCCGCGCCAGTTCACGGATCACCGGAAGCTGCTCGACGAGGTCGAGCTCGACATCGTCTACTGCGTCATGAACGAGCGGTGGCTCATCCAGCCAGCGCTCGATTGCCTGAACGCCGGCAAGCACATCTTCATCGAGAAGCCCCCGGGGAAGACGAGCGACGAGACCTGGGCGATGAAGGAAGCGGCCGAGGCGAACGGCGTCTACTGCATGGTCGGCTACCAGCGCCGCTATTCGGCGGTCACGCGCGAGGCGATGCGTCTGGTCGCAGAACGCGGACCCGCGACGCTCGCCGTCGGGGAGTTCCACAAGCTCATCAGCCGTAGCGACGGCGAGACGACGACCCTCTGGAACGACGTCTGCCACGTCGTCGATCTCGTCCGCTACATGGCGCAGAGCGAGGTCACCGAAGTGACGGCGTATCAGGACTGCCATAACGCCGACTGGCGGAACTGCTACACGGGCATGATCCGGTTCGCCAACAACTGCACGGGGATCGTTCTGGGGAACCGATCTTCGGGCGGGCGCGTGTTGCGGTCGGAGCTCCACGGCTACGGCGTCGGGTGCTACATGCGCATTCCCGAGCAGATCGAGATATTGGCGGATAACCAGCCGCCGCGCGTCGTGTCGGGCGCGACCTTGGGCGGCGGAGAACCGAACGACGGCGACCGCTACGAGGGCGTCCTGACCATGCACGAGCATTTCGTCGAGTGCGTCCGCGAGGGCAAGACTCCCATCAGCGACATCCGCGACGTCGTCCATACGTCCGATCTCGTCGACCGTCTCGAGGGCATCGGGCCGAAGCGCTGA
- a CDS encoding UPF0261 family protein, giving the protein MDRPVVAIVGTLDTKGPELQFLKERAEALGVATCVINVGIVGDPLFEPAVSAGTVAEAAGTSLSALRAEADRGKSVTAMAAGVAVVAERLHAEGAIHGVVSLGGSAGTTIGTSAMRALPVGVPKLMVSTIASGNMGPYIGSKDVAVMYSVVDISGVNSVSRRVFENAAAAIAGMVQTPRTESAGDRPLLAATMFGVTTPCVTKARAVLEAAGYEVLVFHATGTGGRAMEDLIRGGFIRGVLDITTTELADELVGGSLSAGPERLEVAGKLGIPQVVAPGALDMVNFGSPDTVPSRFAGRRFYQHNPNVTLMRTTAEENAALGDLIGRKLNTATGCVTYLHPARGVSAIDAEGKPFHDADADAALLAHLRTAAGSRVRVIEMDAHINDDAFAEAAANALIEALRDGSGVNA; this is encoded by the coding sequence ATGGATCGTCCTGTCGTCGCCATCGTCGGCACGCTCGACACGAAGGGCCCCGAGCTCCAGTTCCTGAAGGAGCGCGCCGAGGCTCTGGGCGTCGCGACCTGCGTCATCAACGTCGGGATCGTCGGCGACCCACTGTTCGAACCTGCTGTCAGCGCCGGAACCGTCGCTGAGGCTGCGGGCACGTCGCTCTCCGCGCTACGCGCCGAGGCGGATCGCGGCAAGAGCGTCACGGCGATGGCGGCTGGCGTCGCGGTCGTCGCGGAACGTCTCCACGCGGAGGGCGCGATTCATGGGGTCGTGTCGCTCGGCGGTTCCGCCGGAACGACCATCGGCACGTCCGCGATGCGCGCGCTGCCGGTCGGCGTCCCGAAGCTGATGGTCTCCACCATCGCGTCGGGGAACATGGGACCCTACATCGGCTCCAAGGACGTCGCCGTGATGTACTCCGTCGTGGACATCTCCGGCGTCAACAGCGTTTCGCGGCGAGTCTTCGAGAACGCGGCGGCGGCGATTGCCGGGATGGTGCAGACACCCCGAACCGAGAGCGCCGGCGACCGCCCGCTACTGGCGGCGACGATGTTCGGCGTGACGACGCCCTGTGTCACGAAGGCTCGCGCCGTGCTCGAAGCGGCGGGCTACGAAGTGCTCGTGTTCCACGCGACGGGAACCGGCGGTAGAGCGATGGAGGACCTGATCCGGGGCGGCTTCATCCGTGGCGTGCTCGACATCACGACGACGGAGCTCGCCGACGAGTTGGTCGGCGGGTCGCTCTCCGCTGGTCCTGAGCGACTCGAAGTCGCGGGGAAGCTAGGCATCCCGCAGGTGGTCGCGCCCGGGGCGCTCGACATGGTGAACTTCGGCAGCCCGGACACGGTTCCCAGTCGGTTCGCGGGACGCCGGTTCTACCAGCACAACCCGAACGTGACGCTGATGCGAACGACCGCCGAAGAGAACGCCGCCCTGGGCGACCTGATCGGCAGGAAGCTGAACACAGCGACAGGCTGCGTGACGTATCTCCATCCGGCGCGGGGCGTCTCCGCCATCGATGCCGAAGGCAAACCGTTCCACGACGCCGACGCGGACGCGGCTTTGCTGGCTCATCTGCGGACAGCAGCCGGATCCCGCGTCCGAGTTATCGAAATGGACGCCCACATCAACGACGATGCGTTCGCAGAGGCGGCGGCGAACGCCCTCATCGAGGCACTGCGCGACGGCAGCGGCGTCAACGCCTGA